The following coding sequences lie in one Arachis hypogaea cultivar Tifrunner chromosome 4, arahy.Tifrunner.gnm2.J5K5, whole genome shotgun sequence genomic window:
- the LOC112796977 gene encoding uncharacterized protein: MNTLTMGGKIIHKNYASCSFDDRDMLMLLKDLALDPCNVKPSQKRLENRILKIRKLLKASVERPKRKRKFDEYENESKLAATFGSITGEKYDIQNAKNQRKGESSCLSLHSLESWGHSAIHEDVLSSLNDCSKCCSLSKMTNPMIKWNLKSHSEDLVTNSSCTNSIATSNNDETNKEFWNDVSSEASHSMRSNKEAKELNFPRFVIPIGPRFQAEVPRWEGAATRRHNSCDDMKWLGTQAWPIPGIAKSNRMCVRKGRSDPCSCDDPGSIECVEEHINESRKRLELEIGTTFQSWKFHEMGKDVSKSWTFEEEKEFENLARSNLQSDETNFWDLAMEHFPNKTMKSMINYYYNVYIPRRLSMETRASSSAVDSDNDQSEVYKNDDGGSTTKMRIVPMCKFLKSRTKSCQVSKFKSNQVGT, encoded by the exons ATGAATACTTTGACAATGGGAGGAAAAATTATTCACAAAAATTATGCTTCTTGCTCATTTGATGATAGAGATATGTTAATGTTGTTAAAAGATCTTGCTTTGGATCCTTGCAATGTGAAGCCATCCCAGAAAAGACTTGAGAATAGAATTCTCAAAATACGCAAACTTTTGAAAGCTAGTGTCGAAAGACCCAAG aggaagaggaaatttgaTGAGTatgaaaatgaaagtaaattaGCCGCGACTTTTGGATCAATCACAGGAGAGAAATATGATATCCAAAATGCCAAAAATCAGAGAAAAGGTGAGTCCTCTTGTCTTTCACTCCATTCCCTAGAAAGTTGGGGTCATTCAGCAATACATGAAgatgttctttcttctttaaatGATTGCTCAAAGTGTTGCAGTCTTAGTAAAATGACAAACCCAATGATCAAATGGAACTTGAAAAGCCATAGTGAAGATCTAGTAACTAATAGTAGTTGTACTAATAGTATCGCGACATCTAACAATGACGAAACAAATAAAGAATTCTGGAATGACGTTTCGAGCGAGGCTTCGCATTCGATGAGGTCAAACAAGGAAGCCAAGGAACTTAATTTTCCAAGATTTGTTATTCCGATCGGGCCTAGATTTCAAGCTGAAGTTCCAAGATGGGAAGGCGCAGCTACTCGAAGGCATAATAGTTGTGATGATATGAAATGGTTAGGCACTCAAGCTTGGCCAATCCCGGGAATCGCAAAATCGAATAGAATGTGTGTTAGAAAAGGTAGGTCTGATCCATGTTCTTGTGATGACCCAGGATCAATTGAATGTGTTGAAGAACACATCAATGAATCAAGAAAACGCCTAGAATTAGAGATTGGTACAACTTTTCAAAGTTGGAAGTTTCATGAGATGGGAAAAGATGTATCAAAGTCATGGACatttgaagaagaaaaggaatttgAAAATCTTGCAAGATCAAATTTGCAATCAGATGAAACAAACTTTTGGGATCTTGCTATGGAGCACTTCCCAAACAAAACAATGAAGAGCATGATTAATTACTATTATAATGTCTACATCCCTAGGCGCTTGAGCATGGAAACAAGAGCTTCTTCTAGTGCAGTTGATAGTGACAATGATCAAAGTGAGGTCTACAAGAATGATGATGGAGGTTCAACTACTAAGATGCGCATTGTTCCAATGTGCAAATTCCTCAAATCAAGGACTAAAAGTTGCCAGGTAAGCAAGTTTAAGAGTAATCAAGTAGGTACTTAG